The Glycine max cultivar Williams 82 chromosome 12, Glycine_max_v4.0, whole genome shotgun sequence genome window below encodes:
- the LOC100306264 gene encoding 60S acidic ribosomal protein P2A-like (The RefSeq protein has 1 substitution compared to this genomic sequence): MKVVAAYLLAVLGGNPSPSADGIKHILGAVGAEAENELIELLLTEVKGKDFNELIASGSEKMSAVSGGGAAVAVAAAPAGGAAAPAAEAKEEKKVEEKEESDDDMGFSLFD; encoded by the exons ATGAAGGTCGTCGCTGCATACTTGCTCGCAGTGTTGGGAGGGAATCCTTCCCCTTCTGCCGATGACATCAAACACATCCTCGGCGCAG TTGGAGCTGAGGCTGAGAATGAGTTGATTGAGTTGCTCTTGACTGAAGTCAAGGGAAAAGACTTCAATGAGCTAATTGCTAGTGGAAGTGAAAAGATGTCTGCAGTGTCTGGTGGCGGTGCAGCGGTTGCCGTTGCTGCTGCACCAGCTGGAGGTGCTGCTGCACCTGCTGCCGAagcaaaggaagaaaagaaagtagAAGAGAAGGAGGAGTCTGATGAT GATATGGGTTTCAGTTTGTTCGACTAA
- the LOC100800807 gene encoding uncharacterized protein isoform X2, whose product MTEPPFRPREKLIEKQKYFQNIHKHTYLKGPYDKITSVAIPLALAATSLYLIGRGIYNMSHGIGKKE is encoded by the exons ATGACAGAACCACCGTTTAGACCACGAGAGAAACTTATTGAGAAGCAAAAGTATTTCCAGAATATCCATAAACACACATACTTGAAAGGGCCATATGACAAGATCACATCTGTTGCAATACCACTCGCATTGGCAGCAACTTCGTTGTATCTGATT GGAAGAGGGATCTACAATATGTCACATGGAATAGGGAAGAAAGAATAA
- the LOC100801347 gene encoding serine/threonine-protein kinase D6PKL3, producing MDPWLDDLTYDLQSLSFASTATADIKRSTSFGSETTTLTASSSAHLPANSKPHAPSSDPRWAAIHRIRSESPSRRILPSDLRFSRRLGSGDISSVYLAELNDGSLSVMFAAKVMDKKELASRSKEGRAKTEREILESLDHPFLPTLYATIDAAKWLCLLTEFCPGGDLHILRQRQPHKRFPEPAVRFYASEVLVALEYLHMMGIVYRDLKPENVLVRSDGHIMLTDFDLSLKCDDSTSTPQIILDQKNTPHKDPRVDPSQSQFTSSSCILPSCIVPAVSCFHPKRKRKKKQAQHNGPEFVAEPIDVRSMSFVGTHEYLAPEIVSGEGHGSAVDWWTLGIFIFELFYGVTPFRGMDNELTLANIVARALEFPKEPSVPPTAKDLISQLLVKDPSRRLGSTMGASSIKHHPFFQGVNWALLRCTPPPFVPPHYIKEAVSSHHEIETCPQTPIDYY from the exons ATGGACCCATGGCTCGACGATCTAACCTACGACCTCCAGAGTCTTAGCTTCGCCTCCACCGCCACCGCGGACATCAAGCGGAGCACCAGCTTCGGCTCCGAAACCACCACTCTCACCGCCTCCTCCTCCGCCCACCTCCCCGCCAACAGCAAGCCCCACGCTCCCTCCTCCGACCCACGCTGGGCCGCCATCCACCGGATCCGATCGGAGTCCCCCAGCCGCCGCATCCTCCCCTCCGACCTCCGCTTCTCCCGCCGTCTCGGCTCCGGCGACATCAGCTCCGTCTACCTCGCCGAACTCAACGACGGGTCCCTCTCCGTGATGTTCGCCGCCAAGGTGATGGACAAGAAGGAGCTGGCCAGCCGCAGCAAGGAAGGAAGAGCCAAGACCGAGAGGGAAATCCTCGAATCCCTCGACCACCCCTTCCTCCCCACCCTCTACGCCACCATCGACGCCGCCAAATGGCTCTGCCTCCTCACCGAGTTCTGCCCCGGCGGCGACCTCCACATCCTCCGCCAACGCCAGCCCCACAAACGCTTCCCTGAACCCGCCGTCAG GTTCTATGCGTCAGAGGTGCTAGTGGCACTTGAATACCTCCACATGATGGGGATAGTGTACCGTGATCTGAAGCCGGAGAACGTGTTAGTTCGATCAGACGGCCACATCATGCTCACTGATTTTGACCTCTCGTTAAAATGTGATGATTCCACATCAACGCCCCAGATCATCTTGGATCAGAAAAACACCCCACACAAGGACCCCCGCGTGGATCCCTCGCAGTCTCAGTTCACCTCGTCTTCCTGCATACTACCCAGCTGTATAGTCCCCGCCGTGTCGTGTTTCCACCCAAAACGCAAGCGCAAGAAGAAGCAGGCCCAACATAATGGGCCTGAGTTTGTGGCCGAGCCCATTGATGTTCGCTCCATGTCCTTCGTTGGGACCCACGAGTACCTGGCTCCGGAAATCGTGTCCGGGGAGGGCCACGGTAGTGCCGTGGACTGGTGGACTTTGGGCATATTCATATTTGAATTGTTCTATGGTGTCACGCCCTTTAGGGGAATGGACAACGAGCTAACCCTAGCAAACATTGTGGCTCGAGCCTTGGAGTTCCCTAAGGAACCCTCCGTGCCACCCACGGCAAAGGACCTCATCTCTCAGCTATTGGTTAAGGACCCTTCGAGGAGGCTAGGCTCAACAATGGGTGCTTCCTCTATCAAGCACCACCCCTTTTTCCAAGGTGTTAATTGGGCATTGCTAAGGTGTACTCCTCCACCCTTTGTGCCCCCACATTATATTAAAGAAGCTGTATCATCTCATCATGAAATTGAAACTTGTCCGCAGACTCCCATTGATTATTATTGA
- the LOC100800807 gene encoding uncharacterized protein isoform X1 — protein sequence MRYEIVTLTTRRVKLKLLYHLQSTTLEIIISSATPFVQSKMTEPPFRPREKLIEKQKYFQNIHKHTYLKGPYDKITSVAIPLALAATSLYLIGRGIYNMSHGIGKKE from the exons ATGCGATATGAAATTGTGACATTGACGACAAGGCGTGTAAAACTGAAACTTCTATATCATCTTCAATCGACAACTCTAgaaataatcatttcctctgCAACACCCTTCGTGCAAAGCAA AATGACAGAACCACCGTTTAGACCACGAGAGAAACTTATTGAGAAGCAAAAGTATTTCCAGAATATCCATAAACACACATACTTGAAAGGGCCATATGACAAGATCACATCTGTTGCAATACCACTCGCATTGGCAGCAACTTCGTTGTATCTGATT GGAAGAGGGATCTACAATATGTCACATGGAATAGGGAAGAAAGAATAA
- the CYP35 gene encoding peptidyl-prolyl cis-trans isomerase CYP71 yields MTEEHENGANASEEEQVIGPGPAPRARPKRPLQFEHAYLDALPSANMYEKSYMHRDVVTHVAVSAAEFFITGSADGHLKFWKKRPIGIEFAKHFRSHLGPIEGLAVSIDGLLCCTISNDRSVKIYDVVNFDMMVMIRLPYVPGAVEWVYKQGDVKARLAISDRNSSFVHIYDARAGTNDPIISKEIHMGPIKVMKYNPVCDSVLSADAKGIIEYWSPATLQFPENVVDFKLKSDTNLFEIAKCKTSVSAIEVSPDGKQFSITSPDRRIRVFWFSTGKLRRVYDESLEVAQDLQRSDAPLYRLEAIDFGRRMAVEKEIEKTESALLPNAVFDESSNFLIYATLLGIKIVNLHTNKVARILGKVENNDRFLRIALYQGDRNSKKVRKIPSAAANANESKEPLTDPTLLCCAFKKHRIYLFSRREPEEPEDATKGRDVFNEKPPADELLAVSDIGKSVTTSLPDNVILHTTMGDIHMKLYPEECPKTVENFTTHCRNGYYDNLIFHRVIKGFMIQTGDPLGDGTGGQSIWGREFEDEFHKSLRHDRPFTVSMANAGQNTNGSQFFITTVATPWLDNKHTVFGRVAKGMDVVQAIEKVKTDRTDKPHQDVKILNVTVPKS; encoded by the exons ATGACGGAGGAACACGAGAATGGCGCCAACGCAAGCGAGGAGGAACAGGTCATAGGCCCGGGCCCGGCCCCTCGTGCCCGGCCCAAGCGACCCCTTCAGTTCGAGCACGCCTACCTCGACGCCTTACCCTCTGCCAACAT GTACGAGAAAAGTTATATGCACCGTGATGTGGTTACGCATGTCGCTGTTTCAGCTGCCGAATTTTTCATCACTGGAAGTGCCGATG GTCATTTGAAGTTTTGGAAGAAAAGGCCTATTGGTATTGAGTTTGCCAAGCACTTCAGATCTCATCTTGGTCCAATTGAAGGTCTAGCT GTTAGTATTGATGGTCTGCTTTGCTGTACAATATCAAATGACCGCTCTGTGAAAATATATGACGTAGTCAACTTTGACATGATGGTCATGATTCGCTTGCCATATGTTCCTGGTGCTGTTGAATGGGTTTACAAACAAGGGGATGTCAAAGCTAGGCTAGCCATTAGTGATAGGAACTCATCTTTTGTGCACATATATGATGCAAGGGCTGGTACAAATGATCCTATCATCTCCAAAGAG ATACATATGGGTCCTATTAAAGTTATGAAGTACAATCCTGTATGTGATTCTGTACTTTCGGCAGATGCAAAGGGGATAATTGAATACTGGAGCCCTGCTACACTTCAATTCCCAGAGAATGT GGTcgattttaaattgaaaagtgACACTAACCTCTTTGAAATTGCAAAATGCAAGACTTCTGTTTCGGCTATTGAG GTTAGTCCAGATGGTAAGCAATTTTCCATTACATCACCTGATCGGAGAATACGTGTGTTTTGGTTCAGTACAGGTAAACTAAGGCGAGTTTATGATGAATCCCTGGAG GTTGCTCAAGATCTCCAAAGAAGTGATGCTCCATTATACCGGTTGGAAGCCATTGATTTTGGTCGAAGAATGGCTGTCGAGAAGGAAATAGAGAAGACAGAAAGTGCACTACTTCCAAATGCAGTTTTTGACGAAAGTTccaattttcttatatatgcaACCTTGCTTGGGATTAAA ATTGTTAATCTGCACACCAATAAAGTTGCTCGAATACTTGGAAAGGTGGAGAATAATGATAGGTTCTTAAGAATAGCTTTATATCAAGGGGATCGAAATAGtaaaaaagtaagaaagatCCCTTCAGCAGCTGCAAATGCTAATGAGAGCAAGGAGCCTTTGACAGATCCCACTCTCCTGTGTTGTGCCTTCAAAAAGCACAGGATATATTTATTCAG TCGAAGAGAGCCAGAGGAGCCTGAAGATGCAACTAAAGGAAGAGATGTGTTCAATGAAAAGCCACCTGCTGATGAACTTTTGGCAGTATCGGATATTGGAAAGTCAGTTACAACATCACTTCCTGACAATGTG ATTCTACACACCACTATGGGTGATATTCACATGAAATTATACCCAGAGGAATGTCCAAAAACTGTGGAGAATTTCACTACTCACTGCCGAAATGGCTACTATGACAATCTTATTTTTCATAGGGTCATCAAAGGCTTCATGATACAAACAGGAGATCCTTTAGGAGATGGCACTGGTGGGCAGTCTATTTGGGGGAGAGAATTTGAGGATGAATTTCATAAAAG TTTGAGGCATGATAGGCCTTTCACAGTATCAATGGCAAATGCGGGCCAAAATACAAATGGTTCTCAGTTCTTTATAACCACAGTGGCTACTCCATGGTTGGACAACAAGCACACTGTATTTGGTAGAGTTGCCAAGGGAATGGATGTTGTACAG GCTATAGAAAAAGTGAAGACAGACAGGACAGATAAGCCACATCAAGATGTTAAAATTCTAAACGTAACTGTACCAAAGTCTTGA